The DNA segment ATATGCGTCCAACCACCATTAAGCACGTTTTTAGTCAATACTTCATTGTTATAGTAACCTTGGAAAACACCCGGACTTTTGATTAAAATTTCACCCTCCTCAGAAATTTTCACTTCTGTATCAGGAAGTGGAACACCAACGCTATCCAAATTTATATCTCCATTACGGTGTGCAAAGGCAACTCCTGACAGCTCAGCTGAACCATAAGTTTGTTTTAAATTAACACCTAGTCCATGGAAAAATTCAAGTACTTCTGTCCCAATGGAACCTCCATTTGTATATGCGCTTTTTACTCTTGCTAAACCTAAATGATCTCGAATGGCACTAAAGATTAAATAGTCTCCAAGTGTATACATAAGCTTAGTACTGAAAGATACAGGTTTATTATGAAGCTTTGCTTCAGCCATTTTATCGCCGTAGGGTTTAAATAAGTCGTAAACTTTCTTTTTAAACCAACTAGATCCTTGAATTCGTAATTTGAACTTAGAGAGTATGTTTTCATACATTCTAGGTGGAGCAAATATCACATGTGGTCCTATTTCTCGTAAATCGCCGCCAACCGTTGATGTTTCTTCTGGAAAGTTTAGCGTTGCTCCATGAAGTAGAGACATTGTGATATTCATAACTTGTTCACCTATCCAAACTAGTGGAAGAAAAGAAAGATAGTCATCGCCTTCTTTTACTGTTTCAATTTTCGCCATTTGATTAGCTGAGGAAATTAAGTTTTGATGCGATAAAAGAGCTCCTCTAGGCTCTCCAATTGTTCCAGATGTATATGCGATGATTGCAGTGTCATTAGACTTACCATTAGCAATCAGCTTTTGAAATTCATCGGGATTCCTATCATCATAGATTTTCCCATGTTCTTGTAAATCATGGATATACATTAGCTTAGGATGTTTATAGTTTCTCATCCCTTTAGAGTTATAGTAGATGATTTTCTCGATAGCAGGTATTTGATCTTCAATACTTAATAATCTATCAACTAGTTCTTGATCTTCGACAATGACAATTTTCGCCTCGCAATGATTTAACATAAAGGCAAATTCTGAAGGGGTGGACTCTTGATAAACACCAACAGCAATACCACCAACACTTTGTGCTGCTAATTCGGCATAAAGCCATTGTGGCTTATTTTCTCCAATAATCGCTAATTTATCGCCCTGTCTAAAATCTAATGAATGAACTAGACCTACAGCCAAATCCTTTACGTTACTATAATAAGAAGCCCATGTTATTTCATTCCATATTCCCAAGTACTTTTGTCTCATTGCAATATCATTACCATTATTTTCCGCTTTGTTTAATAATAGTTGCGGCAACGTTTTCCCAGTCATTGTTTCATTGCCTCCTCTTAACCAGCTTCTTCTTCCCCTAAATAAGCCTTAATTACCTCTGGATTATTTTGAATTTCTTCTGGTGTTCCAAAGCCAATCAACTTACCAAAATCTAGTACAGCAATATGATCAGATAGATCCATAATGACGCCCATATCATGTTCAATTAATACAACTGTCATTCCTTTTGTTTCATGCATATCGATAATGTAACGTGCCATATCTTCTTTTTCACTGCTGTTCATTCCAGCCATTGGCTCATCTAGTAAAATCATCTTTGGGTTAAGAGCTAATGCTCTCCCTACCTCTACTCGTTTTTGAAGCCCATATGATAATGTGCCTACAGGAACGTTACGAATATCTTGCATTTCAAGGAACTCAATTACTTCCTCCACTGCATGTCGGTGCTCAACTTCTTCTTTTTGTGCAGCACCCCAATATAAACCCCCCGCAAATAGTCCTGATTTCATATGAATATGTCTACCAAGTTTAAGATTATCTAACACTGACATATGAGCAAATAGTGCAATATTCTGGAATGCACGTGCAATTCCTAGTCCAGTTCTGTTATAAGGTTTCATTGTTAATATTTCTTGATTTTGAAATTTCATAGATCCTTTTGTTGGTTGATATAGACCACTAATACAATTTAGCATACTCGTTTTTCCAGCACCGTTAGGTCCAATTAATGAGAAAATTTCTCCTTCTTCAATGTGGAAACTTACATCATTTAATGCTTTTACTCCTCCAAACTGAAGTGAGAGATTTTCAATAGTCAACATGTTGTTCATCTTTTCTCCTCCTTACTTTGCCTTCTCAAGTAAAGCGTATATTCATTGTACAAATGAGCGACCGCTCAAGTCAATATAATATTTCGAAGATTCTAAATATATTATTAATTTAATATATTACTATAGGATTTATAGCTAAACTGTACTAGTTAAAATATTACGGTTTACACTGTAAATCCCTAGAAAACTAGACATTCTCGAGACGAATTATGAAAGAAATTAGCGTTTAATAGAATATCTTGTAATAACAAATGTATTTATGACTTACATTGTTAGTTATCTGGTAGTAAATTGGCGATCTTTTACGAAACCAATAATCATCAAATTGTGTCCAAGTTATTAAATTACTGCAATAACTCCCTTAAAGTTTGAGAATGCTCTAACCTCTCATTTGAAACAATTATTGGATGGAAGCCCCCTAGTTCTACTAAATCTTTATCATTTCCACGGATAACGATATAAAAATCTTCAAATTTTGTTGGACGAATCTCGTCAATTTGTAGCGATTTTTCTTCATAAAACATATTAATTTCTACTTTAGTCGCTATAGAAACTTCTTCTTTATCTTTATTTTCAACTAAGTCATTGAAAACTGGCTCTACTTTCTCTGGAATACCAATAAAATGATTTACTAATTTTTGCAAAAGATTAACAACTTCAGACAATCCAATTAACACGATTCCGATAACTACATAGGGAAACAAGACTGAAAACAGGATCGAAAAAGAAAAATTATTACTTATTTCATCAAATTCATTGATGCTTTCAGTTCCACCATTACTTATTGAGGTTACAATCCCGGTAAAAACTACTACAATTCCAGCAATGAACAAAATATAATGGATGCTATTCTTTTTGATTTTCACCACTCCTTTATCTCTATATTTCTACAATACCTGCATAAATTCCTGCCAAATTATGTTATAATTTTATTTAAATATACCCACACAAGAAATGGTATACTGGTTCATATTCTCTGTTCTTTAAGTAGACTGCAATAACCATCACAAGAATTCTTATATATGTAATATCTCTTAATGCTTGTAATCGGTATTATTATAAATTTGACAAGAAAGTTGTGGTTCTTTGACATTAACTACACAAGCCATTGTAAGAGAAATGACAATTGATGACATCTCATCATGGCTCGATATGAGAACTTTATTATGGCCACACTGTCCATTAAACGAACATAAACAAGAAATAATTGAACAACTGAATTGCCCACAAACGTTTCAAGCATTTATTGTAGAAGTTCAAAATGAGCATGTTGGTTTTTTAGAGGCAAAATTACATCAAAATGTACATATGCGTTTTGGGTTAGCTGGCTATATGGAAGGTTGGTTTGTAAAAGACTTGTACCGAAAAAAAGGTTTCGGAAAGCTAGTAGTTAATGCTGTTGAAACGTGGACGATCAAAAAGGGATGTCATCAAGTAGCTTCAGACACAGAAGAATTCAATGAAGGCAGCATCTTTGCACATATGAAATTGGGTTTTATTGAACAATTCCGTGCAGATGGTGAAGTGAAATTTTTGAAAACATTGTCAAGCTAGTTGAAACGAAAAACATTATAGTATGTATCAATTTAGTAGATGCTCCCTACTTGGGTGGCAAAAGGTTCACATATTACTAGAATATCTAATCTTTTTGAACATTCCTTTCGTTTTCTTTCTATAGAATAAAAAGAGGTGTGTAGGATGAAAACAATTATCTTGATTTTATGTGTAACAATGAGTTTATTTACATACACCACAAATGTGGATGCTCATGCAGACTTAGCATCAAGTTCTCCCGTTGATGGAGCAGTACTCAAAACTTTACCAAATGAAGTCGTCCTTACATTTAGTACAACAATTGACAATCAAGTATATAAAATGGATGCGCAAAATGAACAAGGTGAATCGGTAATAAATGGAGAATCTTCCATAAACCCTGCTGGTGATGAATTATCAATTTCTCTTTTAGATACAACTGACGGTTTAGTCACCGTAACTTATTCGGTGATTTCAAAAGATGGTCACCCAATTGAAGGAATCATTTCTTTTACCATTGAAACTGAAGAACAACTAACCTCTTCTGAAACCGAAGAGAAACTGTCAACTGACGCATCATCTAATGGCACTAGTGAAAATAAACAAACAGATACTCCTACAATTATTGAACCACAACAACAAGTCCCAACTAAGTCTTTAAATGAAATAGATGAGCAACCGTCGATGGATATGGTTTCTTTAGCCGACAAGATGGAATTCACTACCAATAAAACCGCTACTCCCCTTTCATCAATCATTAAATCAGCATACTTACTTGCACTGTTAGTACTAACGGGTTCTTTGTTATGGAGATTCAAAGGATATAAAATCCCTTATTTGGCGCAGATGCAATTGATTCATCTAGTAATGCTAGCCCTTTTCACATGGTCTCAGGCTCGTAACTTTACACGCGTATTTGAAGGAATACCATGGCAGGATTTATTTCTTCAAACAGAGGTTGGACAATTTTGGACAGCAGCTATCATAATTACTGTTTTAGGTCTTTATATTGTTGGACGTAATCGATACGTTGATCTCGCATGGCTATCGGGAATTTTAATAATAAAAAGCCTAAACAGTCATGCAATTGCTACTCAAATTCCTATTGTGACGGTTAGCTTAAACTTCATTCATTTACTTTTTTCAGCTTTATGGATAGCAGGATTATTTTATGTCATCCTTTTATGGAAAAAGAGTATGGCACAACCATTCATTTCAACTTTCTCTAAAATGGCTTTACTTAGCATAATTATCTTAACTATTACAGGCAGCATTTACGCATGGCTACTAGCACCATCCCTTTCTTCACTATGGACGACTGAATGGGGATACTGGTTAATCACGAAAATTGTCGCAGTGATTGGTGTCTTCATCCTAGGAAGTCTTATTCGTCAACATATGAAAAAAACTGGCTCCCTTAGCAAACGAAGTTACTTATTTTTTGATAGTGCTTTAGCTATCATCATCCTGATAATTGTAGGCGTTTTAACACAACTTAGTTCATCAATTTAAGCTTAAAGTCCAACTCCATTCATTATTTATGAATACGCTAAGTTGAATAGAGGTGAATTCATGGACGAGCAAAAAAAACGTAAATGTTGTAATTGTTCAACATGCAAAGCAAGACGAGGTCCTAGAGGATTCACCGGTCTTCAAGGATATGCAGGACCACCAGGTGAACGCGGTGAAAGAGGACCACGAGGCTATATGGGATTTCAAGGAGCACC comes from the Paenisporosarcina antarctica genome and includes:
- a CDS encoding AMP-binding protein, producing the protein MTGKTLPQLLLNKAENNGNDIAMRQKYLGIWNEITWASYYSNVKDLAVGLVHSLDFRQGDKLAIIGENKPQWLYAELAAQSVGGIAVGVYQESTPSEFAFMLNHCEAKIVIVEDQELVDRLLSIEDQIPAIEKIIYYNSKGMRNYKHPKLMYIHDLQEHGKIYDDRNPDEFQKLIANGKSNDTAIIAYTSGTIGEPRGALLSHQNLISSANQMAKIETVKEGDDYLSFLPLVWIGEQVMNITMSLLHGATLNFPEETSTVGGDLREIGPHVIFAPPRMYENILSKFKLRIQGSSWFKKKVYDLFKPYGDKMAEAKLHNKPVSFSTKLMYTLGDYLIFSAIRDHLGLARVKSAYTNGGSIGTEVLEFFHGLGVNLKQTYGSAELSGVAFAHRNGDINLDSVGVPLPDTEVKISEEGEILIKSPGVFQGYYNNEVLTKNVLNGGWTHMGDAGYIGDDGHLYVVDRMQDVFQSKEGKKISPALIENKLKLSPYIREAVVIGKDRPYIVAMVNIDIDNVGRWAEKKQLNYTKYSDLTALPDVINLIEKEVSIIMKAVPENLQVRNFVLLDKELSTADQELTRLRKVRRNFVIKKYQYVIDELYGVESGISVNDTKITQIEQEVT
- a CDS encoding ABC transporter ATP-binding protein, which translates into the protein MNNMLTIENLSLQFGGVKALNDVSFHIEEGEIFSLIGPNGAGKTSMLNCISGLYQPTKGSMKFQNQEILTMKPYNRTGLGIARAFQNIALFAHMSVLDNLKLGRHIHMKSGLFAGGLYWGAAQKEEVEHRHAVEEVIEFLEMQDIRNVPVGTLSYGLQKRVEVGRALALNPKMILLDEPMAGMNSSEKEDMARYIIDMHETKGMTVVLIEHDMGVIMDLSDHIAVLDFGKLIGFGTPEEIQNNPEVIKAYLGEEEAG
- a CDS encoding GNAT family N-acetyltransferase codes for the protein MTLTTQAIVREMTIDDISSWLDMRTLLWPHCPLNEHKQEIIEQLNCPQTFQAFIVEVQNEHVGFLEAKLHQNVHMRFGLAGYMEGWFVKDLYRKKGFGKLVVNAVETWTIKKGCHQVASDTEEFNEGSIFAHMKLGFIEQFRADGEVKFLKTLSS
- a CDS encoding copper resistance CopC/CopD family protein → MKTIILILCVTMSLFTYTTNVDAHADLASSSPVDGAVLKTLPNEVVLTFSTTIDNQVYKMDAQNEQGESVINGESSINPAGDELSISLLDTTDGLVTVTYSVISKDGHPIEGIISFTIETEEQLTSSETEEKLSTDASSNGTSENKQTDTPTIIEPQQQVPTKSLNEIDEQPSMDMVSLADKMEFTTNKTATPLSSIIKSAYLLALLVLTGSLLWRFKGYKIPYLAQMQLIHLVMLALFTWSQARNFTRVFEGIPWQDLFLQTEVGQFWTAAIIITVLGLYIVGRNRYVDLAWLSGILIIKSLNSHAIATQIPIVTVSLNFIHLLFSALWIAGLFYVILLWKKSMAQPFISTFSKMALLSIIILTITGSIYAWLLAPSLSSLWTTEWGYWLITKIVAVIGVFILGSLIRQHMKKTGSLSKRSYLFFDSALAIIILIIVGVLTQLSSSI